One region of Salvia miltiorrhiza cultivar Shanhuang (shh) chromosome 3, IMPLAD_Smil_shh, whole genome shotgun sequence genomic DNA includes:
- the LOC131018741 gene encoding ATP-dependent DNA helicase pfh1-like yields MAKRVCFKNRTAHSRFGIPLDCDENSTCNKIRPDTDLTGLLKKTKLIIWDEAPMTHRYCFEALDRSLRDVMRSHIESCSTKPFGGLVVVLGGDFRQVLPVVPNGSRHDIVHASICSSQLWNSCVVLKLTNNMRLQRGTSASTSEDTKEFAKWILDVGDGSAGTILGDGEADVRISDDILIQNVENPIASIVQNTYPDLLHTSSTPESFKDRAILAPTNEMVDSINDFTMSLMSSEERIYLSSDSVCKDDGQVDMDDEVFSVEYLNTIKCSGLPSHEIKLKEGCIIMLLRNIDPSNELCNGTRMIVTKLGNSVIEAKLISGNNAGKKFAIARMIMSPSDLTKFPIRFQRRQFPLNVCFAMTINKSQGQSLSNVGLYLPKPVFTHGQLYVAISRVTSKKGLKILICDENGQTNNTTTNVVYDEIFDRL; encoded by the exons ATGGCAAAGCGTGTATGTTTCAAGAATAGGACTGCACACTCTAGATTTGGTATACCATTAGATTGCGATGAGAACTCAACATGCAACAAGATTAGACCTGATACCGATCTCACCGGACTTCTCAAGAAGACAAAGCTTATCATTTGGGATGAAGCACCAATGACGCACAGATACTGCTTCGAAGCATTGGATAGAAGTCTAAGGGATGTTATGAGATCGCATATAGAAAGTTGTTCTACAAAACCATTTGGAGGTTTAGTTGTAGTTTTAGGAGGAGACTTTAGACAGGTGTTGCCAGTTGTCCCTAATGGAAGCAGACATGATATTGTGCATGCCTCGATATGCTCTTCTCAACTATGGAATTCTTGTGTAGTTCTCAAGTTAACTAATAACATGAGATTACAG CGTGGAACGTCTGCATCCACTTCTGAAGATACTAAGGAATTTGCAAAGTGGATACTTGACGTTGGTGATGGTTCTGCTGGAACCATTCTTGGTGATGGAGAAGCTGATGTGAGAATATCTGATGATATTCTTATACAAAATGTTGAAAATCCTATTGCATCCATAGTACAAAATACTTATCCTGATCTATTGCATACATCGTCTACTCCAGAGTCTTTCAAAGATAGAGCTATATTGGCACCCACTAACGAAATGGTGGATTCAATAAATGATTTTACCATGTCTCTGATGTCTTCTGAAGAAAGAATATACCTTAGTTCGGATTCAGTATGCAAAGATGATGGACAAGTTGATATGGACGATGAAGTATTTTCAGTTGAATATCTTAACACCATCAAATGTTCGGGATTGCCAAGTCATGAAATCAAACTGAAGGAGGGGTGCATCATCATGCTTCTCAGAAATATCGATCCATCAAATGAGCTTTGTAATGGCACAAGGATGATAGTAACAAAGCTCGGGAACAGCGTGATTGAAGcaaaactcatttcaggaaATAATGCAGGCAAAAAGTTTGCTATTGCCAGAATGATAATGAGTCCATCAGATTTGACTAAGTTTCCCATAAGATTTCAAAGGAGACAATTCCCGTTGaatgtttgttttgctatgacgATAAATAAAAGTCAAGGTCAGTCACTATCAAACGTAGGTCTATACTTGCCAAAACCTGTATTCACTCATGGCCAGTTGTATGTTGCTATCTCACGAGTCACTAGCAAAAAAGGTCTCAAAATTTTGATATGTGACGAGAATGGGCAAACAAACAACACAACGACTAATGTGGTTTAcgatgaaattttcgatagattgTAA